The DNA region GGATGAAGCGATAAAAATACGCAAACAAATTAGTTTGCTGGAAAATGAAGCGGATTCACTTAAACGTGAAATTCGCCTGACACTTCCTGGTGGGCTATTCATGCCCGTTGAACGTACTGACTTGCTTGAGTTATTAACTCAACAGGACAAAATTGCCAATAAGGCAAAAGACATCTCTGGTCGAATTATCGGCCGTCAATTAGTACTTCCTCAACCTATGCAAGATGCCTTTGGTGCTTATTTAAAGCGTTGTTTAGATGCAGTGTCTTTAGCTAAACGAGCGATTAACGAACTTGATGATTTACTCGAAACAGGTTTCCGTGGTCGTGAAGTTAAGCTAGTTGCCAATATGATCACTGAATTAGATCTTATCGAAGGTGATTCTGACGATTTACAAATTCAATTGCGTCGACAATTGTACGCATTAGAATCTGAATTAAATCCGATAGATGTCATGTTCATGTATAAAATTATCGAGTGGGTTGGAGGTTTAGCAGATCTTGCTGAGTGTGTCGGTTCCCGCCTAGAGCTAATGCTAGCTCGTAACTAATCACAAAAGTTTTCAAGGAAACAACATGGTTGATGTATTAGTCACCAACGGCCCTATACTTATTATGATAGCGGCTGCATTTGGATTTTTGATGGCATGGGGAATTGGTGCAAACGACGTTGCCAATGCAATGGGGACCTCTGTGGGTTCTAATGCCATTACCATTAAACAAGCGATTATTATTGCAATGATCTTTGAGTTCTCCGGTGCTTTTTTAGCCGGTGGTGAAGTCACGAGTACGATTCGAAAAGGTATTATAGACGCGAGTTATTTTGTTGATTCGCCAGAGTTGTTGGTATACGGCATGATTGGTTCGTTACTTGCTGCTGGTATTTGGTTAGTGGTAGCGTCTGCGTTAGGTTGGCCGGTTTCAACAACTCATTCAATTATCGGTGCTATTGTTGGGTTTGCCGCTGTAGGAGTTAGTGCAGATGCTGTTGAATGGGGGAAAGTTGGCGGTATTATTGGCTCTTGGGTTGTTACACCTGCTATTTCGGGTTTTATTGCTTTTATCATTTTTCAAAGTGTTCAAAAGCTCATTTTTAATACCGATGATCCGTTAGCGAGCGCTAAACGTTATGTGCCTTTTTACATGGCATTAGCAGGCTTTGTGATGTCACTAGTGACGATTACTAAAGGCTTAAAGCATGTAGGCATACATTTTTCAGCTCTAGAAGGTTATCTGTTAGCTACAGCAGTGGCGGCCGTAGTCGGTATACTAGGTAAAATAGCGATTAGTCGGTTAAAAATGAGTGACAAATCTGACCTAAAAACCCAATACGGTAATGTTGAAAAAGTATTTGCTATTTTAATGGTGGTAACTGCGTGCTGTATGGCATTTGCCCATGGTTCAAACGACGTTGCTAACGCGATTGGTCCTTTAGCTGCAGTGGTTTCTGTGGTTGAAAGTGGCGGAATTATTGGTGCGAAGGCTGTTTTGGCCTGGTGGATTTTACCACTTGGTGCTGTCGGTATTGTGTTAGGTCTGGCTATCTTTGGTCAGCGTGTAATGCAAACTATTGGTAAAAACATTACTCATTTAACCCCAAGCCGTGGTTTTGCTGCTGAATTAGCTGCCGCATCGACTGTGGTTATTGCTTCTGGTACTGGTTTGCCTATCTCGACAACACAAACCTTAGTTGGTGCTGTGTTGGGTGTGGGGATGGCCCGTGGTATTGCGGCAATTAATATTGGCGTTGTACGGAATATAGTTGTGTCTTGGGTTGTTACCTTACCAGCTGGTGCAGCATTATCAATTTTGTTCTTCTTCATTATCAAAAGTATTTTTAGTTAATTTAATTAGGGTCTGTTGATCTTTGCAGGTTAAATTTTGTTCGAGATAAAAACGTTTTAATCGAGGCGAGCGGATTGCTGCCTAGCAATCTAAGCACCACTCGCTTAGCAAAGAATCGCTCAACAAAGAGTAAAACGTTTTTAGCCGAACCCTTCGGGCAGCGTTTGTTGGTCATTTTTACTGCGTTATCGACTTTTTATGTAGAATAACTACACCACAAAGTCTCTGCCTTGTACAAATGACCAACAATTCGCTGCAAAAACAACCTTGAAAGATCAACAGGCCCTAAGATGTAATGAGGTTTTCGCAAAAATGTGAACGTTAAATGCATTTAAGAAGGAAGTCATATGACTTCTTTCTTGCATTCAGAGCATTTAATAAATAGCATGACAATAAGTTTTCTGAGTTTGGATAAATACAGTGTTTAGAGTTCTTTCAATCTTTATATTTATACTTGCATCAACAAGCGTGTTTGCGGCAGAATCACCAACGCGTTTTATTTCTGATGATGTGTTTACCTATATTCACGGTGGACCAGGTACAGAGTTTCGTATTATCGGTAGTGTTGAAGCGGGTCAACCGATTACGCTATTGGACAATACTGAAGGTGATTTCACCCAAATTATTGATCACAAAGGTCGTGAAGGCTGGGTTTTAGCCAGTTTAGTGACTGATCAGCCTACCTTTCGTGAACGCCTGCCAGAGATGGAAGCGCAACTGAAGCAGGCTAATGATCAATTGAATCAAATTACCAATAATACTGGCAATGTAGAAGAATCTTTAAAACTGGCTAATGATAAGGTTGCTGAGTTACAAGCTGCATTATCTGAAGCGGTTAAAGAACGCGATCAAACCGAGTTAAAAGTACAACAAGCGGCTGATAATAAGCGTTACCAAATGTGGCAACAAGGCGGTTTAATTGGTGGTATTGGTGCATTGATTGGTATTGTATTAGTGTATTTACCTCGACCGCAGCACCGCAAGAAAAATCGCTGGATGTAACATCGTTTATTATGACCAGATTAATGTCATTAATATGAACACTTAAAGGCCAACTATTCAAACGTTGGTCTTTTTTTTTGCTTTTATTTACAGAATAACAATAATGACGTTTATACAGGATTGTAGATTGGTAATAGTTATTACTTAACATTAGGTTATAAGTGTTTTGTCCTTATGTGTAATACCCGCTCTAGCATGTTGCCTTTAGCTGGTTCAATGATATTAATCAAACGATTAACATCATTTTTTAGACTAAGGTGTCCAAGCTCACATTTTGAAGGTATAATCGCCAAAAATCAGATCGTACATTGTATACAAAATAAAATATTGATGAATACAGTGTCCACTCAACATCGAAAATAACCATCCTTAACCTGACCTAGATGGAAGTGAAAACTATGTTCAAAGCGAGTGAAGTACTGGGCGGTCGCTATGACAATGCCACTCTTGAAGAACTGTTTACTGCAGTGACCAACAACTACATTGTCGATGAAGAGCAATACCTATCTGAATTAATTAAACTTGTGCCTTCGTCAGAACAAGATATTGAACAAGTGACTCGTCGTGCCCATGAGCTTGTGAGCAAAGTTCGTCAGTTTGAGAAAAAAGGTCTTATGGTGGGTATTGATGCATTTTTGCAGCAATACAGCTTAGAAACTAAAGAAGGCATTATTTTAATGTGCTTGGCTGAAGCCTTGTTGCGTATTCCTGATGCTGAAACCGCGGATGCGCTTATTCAAGATAAGCTGTCTGGTGCTAAATGGGATGAACATCTTAATCATAGTGGTTCACTTCTGGTTAATGCCTCGACATGGGGATTAATGTTAACAGGTCGAATTGTAAAATTAGATCGTAACGTTGACGGTACGCCAAGCAACTTACTTAAACGTCTGGTTAATCGCATCGGCGAACCTATGATCCGACAAGCGATGCTTGCGGCCATGAAGATTATGGGTAAACAGTTTGTGTTAGGGCGCGATGTTAAAGAAGGGCTTAAAAATAGCGACGCTAAACGCAAGCTAGGTTATACCCACAGTTATGACATGTTAGGTGAAGCTGCATTAACCGCCAACGATGCGCAAAAATACTTTATGGATTACAGCGATGCTATTCGTGATATTGGTGCCCAGCAATATGATGACTCTGATTCGCCAAGACCGACTATTTCAATCAAGTTATCTGCACTGCATCCTCGTTATGAAGTCGCTAATGAGGACCGCGTACTAAGCGAATTATACGACACTGTTATTAAGTTGATTGTACAAGCGCGTCAACTCAATATCGGCATTTCTATCGATGCAGAAGAAGTCGACCGTCTTGAGTTATCACTGAAATTATTTAAGCAGCTTTATCAGTCAGAAGCCGCTAAAGGCTGGGGCTTACTAGGCATTGTGGTGCAAGCTTATTCTAAGCGTTGTTTACCAGTGTTGTGTT from Shewanella polaris includes:
- a CDS encoding TIGR00153 family protein, which codes for MPVNSILGVFAKSPLKPLEQHIDKVHECAVLLVPFFDATNSGDWDEAIKIRKQISLLENEADSLKREIRLTLPGGLFMPVERTDLLELLTQQDKIANKAKDISGRIIGRQLVLPQPMQDAFGAYLKRCLDAVSLAKRAINELDDLLETGFRGREVKLVANMITELDLIEGDSDDLQIQLRRQLYALESELNPIDVMFMYKIIEWVGGLADLAECVGSRLELMLARN
- a CDS encoding inorganic phosphate transporter; the encoded protein is MVDVLVTNGPILIMIAAAFGFLMAWGIGANDVANAMGTSVGSNAITIKQAIIIAMIFEFSGAFLAGGEVTSTIRKGIIDASYFVDSPELLVYGMIGSLLAAGIWLVVASALGWPVSTTHSIIGAIVGFAAVGVSADAVEWGKVGGIIGSWVVTPAISGFIAFIIFQSVQKLIFNTDDPLASAKRYVPFYMALAGFVMSLVTITKGLKHVGIHFSALEGYLLATAVAAVVGILGKIAISRLKMSDKSDLKTQYGNVEKVFAILMVVTACCMAFAHGSNDVANAIGPLAAVVSVVESGGIIGAKAVLAWWILPLGAVGIVLGLAIFGQRVMQTIGKNITHLTPSRGFAAELAAASTVVIASGTGLPISTTQTLVGAVLGVGMARGIAAINIGVVRNIVVSWVVTLPAGAALSILFFFIIKSIFS
- a CDS encoding TIGR04211 family SH3 domain-containing protein — encoded protein: MFRVLSIFIFILASTSVFAAESPTRFISDDVFTYIHGGPGTEFRIIGSVEAGQPITLLDNTEGDFTQIIDHKGREGWVLASLVTDQPTFRERLPEMEAQLKQANDQLNQITNNTGNVEESLKLANDKVAELQAALSEAVKERDQTELKVQQAADNKRYQMWQQGGLIGGIGALIGIVLVYLPRPQHRKKNRWM